From one Asterias amurensis chromosome 14, ASM3211899v1 genomic stretch:
- the LOC139947419 gene encoding D(2) dopamine receptor A-like encodes MTESSIITNVSIDVVTHMEEHVLVQPRSIVVLFLFLLIIAIGVPGNVLIIAVFWTKPRRTSTAVLIMALAVTDLVSCLVRIPDAVLVAQQLDGTHPSYTAYLTAIILANNLLLTVADGLAALIAFDRYDCVCRHNKRLLTHKRSRVAVVLVLCLTPITNIPAFLYALGNTGIFNVVLSKQVVFYSLDVVVVMICYGKVYAMIRRHVRVGFARKRVEQSGVSDSLGWRPTGAVPTGLPSTTADGNEMQEVACTATDQAPDTASSIARTVSVHHNQDAIAVVSGQPSLSRTPGPRQESLEVMRPRKPAGPSSTDLQRKTTRMLFSVTLIFLVTYIPYWIYVSFALSGRPHDETVDVVYNLFNLLFLNNAVNPLIYGLANRRFRKDIRDVLRKLCRRGAVPMEQ; translated from the coding sequence ATGACTGAAAGCAGTATCATCACCAATGTGTCCATCGATGTTGTGACCCACATGGAGGAACATGTACTCGTTCAACCGCGATCTATAGTCGTCCTGTTCCTGTTCCTACTCATCATCGCGATCGGAGTTCCGGGTAATGTTCTCATCATTGCGGTCTTCTGGACCAAGCCACGCCGGACCAGCACGGCTGTCCTCATCATGGCACTGGCCGTCACCGATCTCGTGTCTTGCCTGGTGCGCATACCCGATGCCGTCTTGGTTGCACAGCAGTTGGACGGTACGCACCCGTCCTATACAGCCTACTTAACGGCCATAATCCTCGCCAACAATCTCTTACTGACAGTGGCCGATGGTCTGGCTGCTTTGATAGCGTTTGATCGCTACGACTGCGTCTGTCGACACAATAAAAGACTGCTCACTCACAAGCGGTCTCGCGTTGCAGTCGTACTCGTCCTTTGCTTGACGCCTATCACAAACATCCCAGCATTTCTGTATGCTCTTGGCAATACTGGAATTTTCAATGTAGTACTCTCTAAACAGGTCGTCTTCTACTCTCTGGACGTTGTTGTGGTTATGATTTGTTATGGTAAGGTGTATGCTATGATTCGACGCCACGTACGGGTTGGCTTCGCCCGTAAACGAGTCGAGCAGTCGGGTGTAAGCGATAGCCTCGGCTGGAGACCGACTGGGGCGGTTCCGACGGGACTTCCGTCTACTACAGCTGATGGAAACGAGATGCAAGAGGTGGCTTGTACGGCCACTGACCAGGCACCTGATACCGCTTCGAGCATTGCACGAACAGTTTCAGTTCATCACAACCAAGACGCAATCGCAGTTGTATCGGGCCAGCCATCGCTCTCCCGTACCCCAGGTCCACGCCAGGAGTCACTCGAGGTGATGAGGCCACGCAAGCCAGCCGGCCCGTCCAGCACCGACCTTCAACGCAAGACAACGCGGATGCTCTTCTCTGTTACTCTAATATTCTTAGTAACATACATCCCCTATTGGATCTATGTTAGCTTCGCGCTGTCAGGCAGGCCGCATGATGAAACAGTGGATGTTGTGTACAATTTGTTCAATCTCTTGTTTCTCAACAACGCAGTTAATCCGCTCATTTACGGCTTGGCGAACAGACGATTTCGCAAAGACATTCGGGATGTCTTGAGGAAATTGTGTCGACGTGGCGCCGTGCCGATGGAACAGTAG
- the LOC139947418 gene encoding D(2) dopamine receptor-like gives MTESSIITNVSIDVVTHMEEHVLVQPRSIVVLFLFLLIIAIGVPGNVLIIAVFWTKPRRTSTAVLIMALAVTDLVSCLVRIPDAVLVAQQLDGTHPSYTAYFAITLANNLLLTVVNGLAALIAFDRYDCVCRHNKRLLTHKRSRAAVVLVLCLTPITNIPAFLYALGNTGIFNVVLSKQVVFYSLDVVVVMICYGEVYAMIRRHVRVGFARKRVEQSGGSDSLGWTPTGAVPTGLPSTTADGNEMQEVACTATDQAPDTASSIARTVSVHHNQDAIAVVSGQPLLSRTPGPRQESLEVMRPRKPAGPSSTDLQRKTTRMLFSVTLIFLVTYIPYWIYVSFALSGRPHDEIVDVVYNLLNLLFLNNAVNPLIYGLVNRRFRKDIRDVLRKLCRRGAVPMEQ, from the coding sequence ATGACTGAAAGCAGTATCATCACCAATGTGTCCATCGATGTTGTGACCCACATGGAGGAACATGTACTCGTTCAACCGCGATCTATAGTCGTCCTGTTTCTGTTCCTACTCATCATCGCGATCGGAGTTCCGGGTAATGTTCTCATCATTGCGGTCTTCTGGACCAAGCCACGCCGGACCAGCACGGCTGTCCTCATCATGGCACTGGCCGTCACCGATCTCGTGTCTTGCCTGGTGCGCATACCCGATGCCGTCTTGGTTGCACAACAGTTGGACGGTACGCACCCGTCCTATACAGCCTACTTTGCCATAACCCTCGCCAACAATCTCTTACTGACAGTGGTCAATGGTCTGGCTGCTTTGATAGCGTTTGATCGCTACGACTGCGTCTGTCGACACAATAAAAGACTGCTCACTCATAAGCGGTCTCGCGCTGCAGTCGTACTCGTCCTTTGCTTGACGCCTATCACAAACATCCCAGCATTTCTGTATGCTCTTGGCAATACTGGAATTTTCAATGTAGTACTCTCTAAGCAGGTCGTCTTCTACTCTCTGGACGTTGTTGTGGTTATGATTTGTTATGGTGAGGTGTACGCTATGATTCGACGCCACGTACGGGTTGGCTTCGCCCGTAAACGAGTCGAGCAGTCGGGTGGAAGCGATAGCCTCGGCTGGACACCGACTGGGGCGGTTCCGACGGGACTTCCGTCTACTACAGCTGATGGAAACGAGATGCAAGAGGTGGCTTGTACGGCCACTGACCAGGCACCTGATACCGCTTCGAGCATTGCACGAACAGTTTCAGTTCATCACAACCAAGACGCAATCGCAGTTGTATCGGGCCAGCCATTGCTCTCCCGTACCCCAGGTCCACGCCAGGAGTCACTCGAGGTGATGAGGCCACGCAAGCCAGCCGGCCCGTCCAGCACCGACCTTCAACGCAAGACAACGCGGATGCTCTTCTCTGTTACTCTAATATTCTTAGTAACATACATCCCCTATTGGATCTATGTTAGCTTCGCGCTGTCAGGCAGGCCGCATGATGAAATAGTGGATGTTGTGTATAATCTGCTCAATCTCTTGTTTCTCAACAACGCAGTGAATCCGCTCATTTACGGCTTGGTGAACAGACGATTTCGCAAAGACATTCGGGATGTCTTGAGGAAATTGTGTCGACGTGGCGCCGTGCCGATGGAACAGTAG